A region of the Candidatus Methylomirabilota bacterium genome:
CGCTCCACGCCGACGCGGTCCACGTGGCGGGCAACGCCGTCGCCACCGCGGTGCTCCTGCCCGCGGTCGTGCAGCGGCTCGGAGTCGGGTGCGGTCTCGGGCTCGTGCTCCTCGCGGGGGCGGCTGCCAACCTCCTCACCGCCATGGCCCACGACCCGCGCCACGTCGCCGTCGGCGCCTCGACGGCCACGTTCGGGGCGGTCGGGATCCTCGCGGCGCTGCGGCTCCTCCCCGCGCGGAGGCAGGCGAAGCCCAGGTGGAAGCGATGGATGGTGCTCGCCGCGAGCCTGGTGCTCCTCTCGATGCTGGGGACGTCCCCGGGCGCGGACATCCTGGGCCACGCGTTCGGGTTGCTGGCCGGCGGGGCGCTCGGCCTTGTCGCCGGCGCCGTCTTGCGGCGGCCGCCCGGCGCGGTCATCCAATCGTCGCTCGTCGTCCTGGCCGCGCTGGTCGTCCTCGGTTGCTGGTGTCTCGCGCTCGCAGGATTGCCCGCCGGGCTCCCGCCCCGGCCTGTCGTAGGCGGCCGGCCGGTGGCATCATGGCGGGGAGCCGAGTGGACTTCGCGAGGGAGGTCGTCATGAAGCACCGCATCGCAGTCATCCCCGGCGACGGCATCGGCAAGGAAGTCCTGCCCGAGGGCATGCGCGTCCTCGACGCGGCGGGCCGGCGCTTCGGCTTCGAGTGCGACTGGACAGTCTTCGACTGGAGCTGCGAGCGCTTCACCACGACTGGACGCATGATGCCCGAGGACGGGCTCGACCAGCTCCGGGCCTTCGAGGCCAT
Encoded here:
- a CDS encoding rhomboid family intramembrane serine protease → MDRLIRATRKATQADEWALVLAAAGIPHRLEPDGAGWTLLVPAAEAPTALAALDAYDEEARRAPHAAVPDAASPRLAWAAGIAAGALLLAFFAVTGPPAAGSRWFEQGAASARHIVRGEPWRAVTALTLHADAVHVAGNAVATAVLLPAVVQRLGVGCGLGLVLLAGAAANLLTAMAHDPRHVAVGASTATFGAVGILAALRLLPARRQAKPRWKRWMVLAASLVLLSMLGTSPGADILGHAFGLLAGGALGLVAGAVLRRPPGAVIQSSLVVLAALVVLGCWCLALAGLPAGLPPRPVVGGRPVASWRGAEWTSRGRSS